The Engystomops pustulosus chromosome 4, aEngPut4.maternal, whole genome shotgun sequence genome contains a region encoding:
- the SELENOS gene encoding selenoprotein S translates to MELGDRELPAAKPDIEVEWSAYLQETVGTALSSYGWFILLGCVLLYMVKQRYSDNISSLLTPAPRTTGDPDEVVRRQEAVAAARLRMQEELNTQAERFKEKQRQLDEEKRRQKIESWESMKEGKSYKVAARLSPPQEPAPSTSASAAAAPKPKPDRKPLRGGGYNPLTGDGGGACAWRPGRRGPSAGG, encoded by the exons ATGGAGCTGGGGGACCGGGAGCTGCCGGCGGCCAAGCCCGACATAGAGGTGGAGTGGAGCGCCTACCTCCAGGAGACCG TGGGCACAGCGCTGTCCAGCTATGGATGGTTCATCCTGCTTGGATGTGTCTTATTATATATGGTGAAGCAGAGGTACTCCGACAACATCAGCTCACTGCTGACACCTGCTCCCAGGACCACAGGAG ACCCAGATGAGGTGGTTAGAAGACAAGAAGCGGTGGCTGCGGCCAGGCTGAGGATGCAAGAGGAGCTCAACACCCAGGCTGAAAGGTTTAAAGAGAAACAGAGACAG CTGGATGAAGAGAAAAGGCGCCAGAAGATTGAGAGCTGGGAGAGTATGAAGGAAGGAAAAAGTTACAAGGTGGCCGCCCGTCTCAGTCCG CCTCAGGAGCCTGCTCCGAGCACATCAGCATCAGCCGCCGCCGCTCCAAAGCCAAAACCAGATCGCAAACCTTTAAGAGGTGGAG gTTACAACCCTTTAACGGGCGATGGAGGAGGTGCTTGTGCCTGGAGACCTGGAAGAAGGGGGCCCTCTGCAGGAGGATGA